The following proteins are encoded in a genomic region of Marasmius oreades isolate 03SP1 chromosome 10, whole genome shotgun sequence:
- a CDS encoding uncharacterized protein (BUSCO:EOG092649XV), giving the protein MSRPNYGWLQGTTVRKSGITSSSSNATRSSTPQVQSTSSTVYGGGVKDPSGRTAEYFSMDDQCPVCRSDRYLNPKLRLLVSSCYHKMCESCIDRLFTLGPAPCPICQKVLRKLAFSPQTFEDLGVEKEVAVRRRLAKEFNKRREDFDDLRSYNDYLEEVEDIAFNLINNINVQETEARVATYKAANAALTALNLQREEAYALALKEQEELDRKEREARAAQLAHEQQLEREEKEREQREIIDKLETSQKDARQVVAKSRANAAKRLAAVSGSGKPSGLAAVGFGFGADYAKLLKTRTTGKKASNSVPDEPHIPLQDEWYAYDDLFVFKDGYDDVVSEAVRKDREGIMRAGGYMVEEAWQRALRSAVAGLDISPLEGLTERGVPEPTGPVDSGTDVVMVSV; this is encoded by the exons ATGTCGCGACCAAACTATGGATGGCTTCAAGGGACTACCGTTCGCAAGTCGGGAATCACGTCCTCTAGTTCGAATGCAACCAGGTCCTCAACTCCCCAAGTCCAGAGTACTTCCTCCACCGTTTATGGTGGAGGTGTGAAGGATCCCTCCGGTAGAACGGCCGAATACTTT TCAATGGACGATCAATGCCCGGTCTGCCGAAGTGACAGATATTTAAACCCAAAGTTAAGACTTCTTGTGAGCTCATGTTACCATAAAAT GTGTGAATCCTGTATAGATCGTTTATTCACTCTTGGTCCAGCACCATGTCCAATATGTCAGAAAGTGTTGCGCAAATTAGCATTCTCACCTCAAACCTTTGAAGACCTGGGGGTTGAGAAAGAAGTCGCGGTAAGGAGGCGTTTAGCAAAAGA GTTCAACAAACGACGCGAAGATTTCGACGATCTACGGTCCTATAATGACTATCtagaagaagtggaagacATCG CATTTAATCTGATCAACAACATCAACGTCCAGGAGACTGAAGCCCGCGTCGCGACCTACAAAGCTGCAAATGCAGCCTTGACCGCTCTCAACCTTCAAAGAGAGGAGGCGTATGCACTTGCGCTTAAGGAACAAGAAGAACTGGACCGAAAGGAACGTGAAGCCCGTGCAGCTCAACTGGCTCACGAACAACAACTAGAACGTGAAGAGAAGGAACGAGAACAACGCGAGATAATTGACAAACTAGAGACAAGTCAAAAGGACGCGCGCCAAGTCGTCGCCAAGTCTCGAGCAAATGCGGCAAAGCGACTCGCTGCTGTATCTGGCTCAGGGAAACCTTCTGGACTGGCTGCTGTGGGATTCGGGTTTGGGGCTGATTATGCCAAGTTGCTCAAAACAAGAACGACAGGAAAGAAGGCATCCAACTCGGTTCCCGACGAGCCCCATATTCCGCTCCAGGACGAGTGGTATGCGTATGATGATCTATTTGTCTTCAAGGACGGGTATGACGACGTTGTGAGTGAAGCCGTAAGGAAGGATCGAGAAGGCATTATGAGGGCCGGAGGCTATATGGTAGAGGAGGCGTGGCAGAGAGCATTGAGGTCTGCAGTCGCAGGGTTGGATATTTCACCCTTAGAGGGCTTGACTGAGAGAGGAGTACCAGAGCCCACCGGGCCAGTGGACAGCGGGACAGACGTTGTTATGGTTTCTGTATGA
- a CDS encoding uncharacterized protein (BUSCO:EOG092613R2): MQLLRRAQRLTARNYRLYSSDSNVHRGAIYLDSIFPIQLGRFDLRAHIRYFREERLLDSIRKRFSPISLHNLAIEAIETQAKDGGVFVKFQFTSDHPENAVRDIEYEFRSRANEGGGLSSWSGKHVKGVWLVRGTPWLEDMYRFPSLMVKVSFEGPDVHEESLYNLFRPFGRIARITEPTPVPPGSLRSSTIVFERIHSATIARNVLHGLEFKDNPSSYTRLRCMYVDPIQAHAIRDWIAKHPKIVLPIVFFLLGTLTYTIFDPIRVLMVEGKMLDWFSIKEFRLYQWLRANTYDRLYSPHTTDSRSGFDGTWKERKDAEASLNAYLNDLPSTITFVHGPQGSGKSTIIESAVKHSGRRTLIIDCRMLQRATSETQLVDALAKQTGYWPIFSFLSSMNNMIDLASVGLIGQKAGFSSSIEEQLQQILDVVAKALKNVHLSEVKAQKKQREKEKNHLKNDANATASSEADEEPMNEKQTSPKELEDAKRKHSKDDFSTVQSLPIVVVRNFAVKGGLSREQVMDVLAKWAAKLAESQIAHVIVISDNRENSKRLAKALPSKPLNSIPVYDADPATALDYVHKKLKDADINVQLSREEVTYIERLGGRSSDLESLIHKVSNKQSVKDAIEEIINRSVAEQRKCAFGDDAEDAKSLPWTREQAWFVLKMLSQKSEVPYHEVLLDFPFKGDETPLRSMEQAELVAIGTHNGRPSVIRPGRPVYHWVFERLVNDPTFHAIQEIAFNEALMASASSTIQSCEDELLKLKEIGWTPTAWFWTNPAARRAEYLFEKMLASEKKLESLEKKNAELKKRLSK, encoded by the exons ATGCAGCTGCTACGACGAGCTCAACGTCTAACCGCGCGGAATTACAGGCTTTACTCGTCGGATTCAAATGTACATCGAGGAGCAATATATCTCGATTCAATATTTCCAATTCAGCTAGGAAGATTCGA CTTACGAGCACACATACGTTACTTTCGAGAAGAACGTCTCCTCGATTCCATACGCAAACGATTTTCGCCCATATCTCTTCACAATCTTGCAATTGAAGCCATTGAAACACAAGCCAAGGACGGCGGCGTCTTCGTCAAGTTTCAGTTTACCTCTGACCATCCTGAGAACGCGGTCAGAGACATCGAGTACGAATTCAGAAGCAGAGCCAATGAGGGCGGCGGTCTTTCGTCGTGGTCAGGAAAGCATGTCAAGGGAGTATGGCTAGTTCGCGGTACACCCTGGCTCGAG GACATGTATCGCTTCCCTTCATTGATGGTGAAGGTTTCATTCGAAGGTCCCGACGTCCATGAAGAGTCTCTTTACAATCTTTTTCGT CCCTTCGGTCGAATTGCGCGCATAACAGAACCAACGCCGGTTCCTCCAGGCTCCCTAAGGTCCTCCACCATCGTTTTTGAACGAATTCACTCGGCCACTATTGCTCGAAACGTTCTTCACGGCCTTGAATTCAAAGATAACCCATCGTCGTACACAAGATTGCGTTGTATGTATGTCGATCCCATCCAGGCCCATGCGATACGGGACTGGATAGCCAAACACCCCAAAATTGTTCTTCCCATAGTATTTTTCCTCCTCGGCACACTAACGTACACC ATATTCGATCCAATTCGTGTCTTGATGGTCGAGGGTAAAATGCTTGACTGGTTCTCAATCAAAG AATTCAGACTGTACCAATGGTTAAGAGCAAACACATACGATCGCCTTTATTCCCCACACACAACGGATTCTCGCTCTGGTTTTGACGGGAcctggaaggaaagaaaggacgCTGAAGCGTCCCTCAATGCCTACCTCAATGACCTACCCT CAACCATCACTTTCGTTCACGGCCCACAGGGAAGCGGCAAGTCGACCATCATAGAGTCTGCCGTTAAACACTCCGGACG GAGAACATTGATTATTGACTGCCGAATGCTTCAAAGGGCTACGTCCGAGACACAATTAGTAGATGCTCTTGCCAAGCAGACCGGATATTGGCCGattttctccttcctcaGCTCCATGAACAACATGATTGATCTCGCCAGTGTGGGTTTAATTGGACAAAAAG CCGGATTCAGTAGCTCCATCGAAGAACAGCTCCAACAGATCCTCGACGTCGTTGCTAAAGCTCTCAAAAATGTTCACCTCTCCGAAGTCAAGGCCCAAAAGAAACagcgagagaaagagaagaatcACTTGAAGAATGATGCAAACGCAACAGCTTCTTCTGAAGCGGATGAAGAGCCCATGAATGAGAAGCAAACAAGCCCCAAAGAGCTCGAGGATGCGAAAAGAAAACATAGTAAAGACGATTTTTCAACCGTACAATCCCTTCCCATTGTCGTTGTGCGCAATTTCGCTGTCAAAGGTGGGCTTAGTCGGGAGCAAGTTATGGATGTGCTCGCCAAGTGGGCAGCCAAACTCGCTGAAAGTCAA ATTGCGCATGTTATCGTCATCAGCGACAACAGAGAAAATTCCAAGAGACTTGCAAAAG CTCTCCCCTCGAAGCCTCTCAATTCGATCCCGGTCTACGACGCTGATCCAGCGACGGCTCTAGACTACGTTCACAAGAAACTGAAAGACGCCGACATAAATGTACAACTCAGCCGCGAAGAGGTAACATACATTGAAAGACTCGGAGGGAGATCGTCCGATCTTGAAAGC CTCATCCATAAAGTCTCCAACAAACAAAGCGTGAAAGATGCTATCGAGGAGATTATCAATCGGAGCGTTGCTGAGCAGCGGAAATGCGCATTTGGCGACGATGCTGAGGATGCAAAGAGCCTTCCTTGGACTCGAGAACAGGCTTGGTTCGTCTTGAAGATGCTTTCTCAGAAATCAGAAGTTCCATACCACGAGGTTCTGCTGGATTTCCCATTCAAAGGCGACGAAACGCCGTTACGGAGCATGGAACAGGCGGAACTCGTTGCTATCGGTACACATAACG GTCGACCTTCTGTGATAAGACCCGGCCGGCCTGTGTATCATTGGGTATTCGAACGGCTCGTCAATG ATCCGACATTCCATGCAATACAAGAGATCGCATTCAATGAGGCTCTGATGGCAAGCGCTTCATCTACTATCCAATCGTGCGAAGATGAACTCCTCAAGCTCAAAGAAATCGGCTGGACACCGACTGCTTGGTTTTGGACGAATCCCGCTGCGAGAAGAGCAGAATATCTGTTCGAAAAGATGTTAGCTTCTGAAAAGAAACTGGAGTCTCTGGAAAAGAAGAACGCGGAGTTGAAGAAACGACTTTCAAAGTGA
- a CDS encoding uncharacterized protein (MEROPS:MER1108685) → MKCQICYTDIGSLSLSDKQAHYEHHLHDSGVDASQIATSSRVSTKPDTSQNINEDPQGFKKANKRRDKWKPPLFSNLEKKQDVFWYPAMEEPPPDNFTPGIITLLKKALLKSHAQGITVRAVLSYERTTYINNQMWDMGWGCGYRNFLMASAALMDQPFQPMYFPLLDKPISPGIRNLQQWIEQAWKDGYDQEGYQQLHRLVETHKWIGTSDLCTAFVHRGIPAELADFQAEDDGDIRPLTKWIVDYFDKYKVPPSNSLHEALSGATPVHSVDCMPLILQNAGHSRLVVGYEMGKGGVINLLVFDPSIKPNKAIRKAALHAYSTQRNRDARSSLSSLGQKRRHSGEEIVFLGASNSTARKRLKGESNPRPPGDVDLLAEGDDDIVLLGERKRSNEKKTGASTRKIQEDDFLWKEVIKLCQWQGKKVKRKNKYQILYFPMTEPLTDRQRAQRKALTSERIVHVYSIL, encoded by the exons ATGAAGTGTCAAATATGCTACACTGACATTGGGTCTCTTTCGCTATCTGATAAACAGGCGCACTACGAACACCACCTCCATGACTCTGGTGTTGACGCTAGCCAGATCGCCACATCAAGCAGGGTTTCAACGAAACCAGATACCTCGCAAAACATTAATGAGGATCCTCAAGGCTTCAAGAAGGCGAACAAAAGGAGGGACAAATGGAAACCACCTTTATTCAGTAATCTGGAGAAGAAGCAGGACGTCTTTTGGTATCCAGCGATGGAAGAGCCGCCACCTGATAATTTCACCCCCG GAATCATTACCCTACTCAAGAAGGCACTGCTGAAATCTCATGCCCAGGGTATAACTGTACGGGCGGTGTTGAGCTATGAACGAACGACCTACATCAATAATCAGATGTGGGATATGGGTTGGGGCTGTGG CTATCGCAACTTCCTCATGGCAAGTGCAGCTCTGATGGACCAACCTTTTCAACCAATGTACTTCCCTCTTCTTGATAAACCAATATCTCCTGGAATTCGGAACTTGCAACAATGGATTGAACAAGCATGGAAGGATG GCTACGATCAAGAGGGATATCAGCAGTTGCATAGACTCGTTGAAACACACAAGTGGATAGGAACGTCAG ATTTATGTACTGCTTTTGTACATCGCGGTATTCC TGCTGAATTGGCGGATTTTCAGGCTGAAGACGATG GCGACATCCGGCCGCTCACCAAATGGATAGTGGATTATTTCGACAAGTACAAAGTACCCCCCTCGAATTCACTTCATGAGGCTTTGTCAGGCGCTACACCCGTCCATTCTGTCGACTGTATGCCGTTGATACTTCAAAACGCCGGACATTCACGACTGGTAGTTGGATACGAGATGGGAAAAGGAGGAGTTATCAACTTGTTGGTATTTGACCCATCTAT AAAGCCCAACAAAGCAATACGGAAAGCTGCCCTACATGCATATTCTACCCAGCGTAATCGAGACGCAAGATCAAGTCTCTCAAGTCTAGGCCAGAAAAGGCGACATAGCGGTGAGGAGATAGTATTCCTTGGTGCAAGCAATTCGACTGCAAGAAAGCGTCTCAAAGGTGAAAGCAATCCCCGGCCACCAGGAGATGTGGATTTACTAGCTGAAGGAGACGACGATATTGTTTTGTTAGGCGAACGCAAACGAAGTAACGAGAAGAAGACCGGTGCATCTACTCGAAAAATTCAGGAGGACGATTTCCTGTGGAAGGAGGTGATCAAACTTTGCCAGTGGCAAGGTAAGAAGGTTAA GAGAAAGAACAAATATCAGATTCTTTACTTCCCAATGACAGAACCTTTGACGGACCGCCAGAGGGCGCAAAGGAAAGCGTTGACTAGCGAAAGGATAGTTCATGTATATTCTATCCTTTGA
- the PSMA7 gene encoding Proteasome subunit alpha type-7 (MEROPS:MER0004372) — translation MSRSYDRALTVFSPDGHLFQVEYALEAVRKGTCAVGVRGKDVVVLGVEKKSVLQLQDPRTVRKVVMLDDHICLAFAGLTADGRVLIDKARIECQSHRLTVEDPVTVEYITRHIAGIQQRYTQSGGVRPFGISTLIVGFDPQDTKPRLYQTEPSGIYSAWKANAIGRSSKTVREFLEKNHKDDLSRDEAIKLTIKSLLEVVQTGAKNIEISVMESYGKITNLDLEQIEAIVSEIEKEKEAEAERKRSRLAATAASQASMTSRASGGGEEPAQ, via the exons ATGTCTAGATCATACGATAGAG CTCTCACTGTTTTCTCTCCTGATGGTCATCTTTTCCAG GTTGAATATGCTTTGGAGGCTGTCAGGAAGGGTACATGCGCC GTTGGTGTGCGCGGAAAGGACGTTGTGGTATTGGGTGTGGAGAAGAAATCAGTGCTTCAGCTTCAAGATCCCCGTACTGTGAGAAAAGTAGTCATGTTAGATGATCATATCTGCCTTGCCTTCGCTG GGCTCACGGCTGATGGACGAGTATTGATCGACAAGGCCCGTATCGAATGTCAAAGTCATAGACTGACGGTTGAGGACCCAGTGACGGTGGAATACATTACCAGACACATAGCTGGTATTCAACAA CGATATACTCAATCTGGAGGTGTCCGTCCGTTTGGTATCTCGACACTTATTGTTGGCTTCGATCCTCAAGACACCAAGCCCCGTCTATACCAGACAGAACCGAGTGGTATTTACAGCGCCTGGAAG GCGAATGCCATTGGGCGTTCTTCTAAAACCGTTCGCGAGTTTTtggaaaagaatcataaagATGATTTATCAAGGGACGAGGCCATCAAGCTGACGATAAAGAGTCTTCTGGAGGTTGTTCAGACTGGTGCAAAGAATATTGAAATCAGCGTCATGGAAAGTTATGGGAAGATCACG AATCTCGATCTGGAGCAGATCGAAGCGATCGTTTCAGAaatagagaaagagaaagaagcag AGGCCGAAAGAAAACGATCGAGGTTAGCAGCAACAGCGGCCAGTCAAGCTTCGATGACTTCAAGAGCGTCGGGGGGCGGGGAGGAGCCAGCGCAGTGA
- a CDS encoding uncharacterized protein (MEROPS:MER1108685) — protein sequence MKCQICYTDIGSLSLSDKQAHYEHHLHDSGVDASQIATSSRVSTKPDTSQNINEDPQGFKKANKRRDKWKPPLFSNLEKKQDVFWYPAMEEPPPDNFTPGIITLLKKALLKSHAQGITVRAVLSYERTTYINNQMWDMGWGCGYRNFLMASAALMDQPFQPMYFPLLDKPISPGIRNLQQWIEQAWKDGYDQEGYQQLHRLVETHKWIGTSDLCTAFVHRGIPAELADFQAEDDGDIRPLTKWIVDYFDKYKVPPSNSLHEALSGATPVHSVDCMPLILQNAGHSRLVVGYEMGKGGVINLLVFDPSIKPNKAIRKAALHAYSTQRNRDARSSLSSLGQKRRHSGEEIVFLGASNSTARKRLKGESNPRPPGDVDLLAEGDDDIVLLGERKRSNEKKTGASTRKIQEDDFLWKEVIKLCQWQGERTNIRFFTSQ from the exons ATGAAGTGTCAAATATGCTACACTGACATTGGGTCTCTTTCGCTATCTGATAAACAGGCGCACTACGAACACCACCTCCATGACTCTGGTGTTGACGCTAGCCAGATCGCCACATCAAGCAGGGTTTCAACGAAACCAGATACCTCGCAAAACATTAATGAGGATCCTCAAGGCTTCAAGAAGGCGAACAAAAGGAGGGACAAATGGAAACCACCTTTATTCAGTAATCTGGAGAAGAAGCAGGACGTCTTTTGGTATCCAGCGATGGAAGAGCCGCCACCTGATAATTTCACCCCCG GAATCATTACCCTACTCAAGAAGGCACTGCTGAAATCTCATGCCCAGGGTATAACTGTACGGGCGGTGTTGAGCTATGAACGAACGACCTACATCAATAATCAGATGTGGGATATGGGTTGGGGCTGTGG CTATCGCAACTTCCTCATGGCAAGTGCAGCTCTGATGGACCAACCTTTTCAACCAATGTACTTCCCTCTTCTTGATAAACCAATATCTCCTGGAATTCGGAACTTGCAACAATGGATTGAACAAGCATGGAAGGATG GCTACGATCAAGAGGGATATCAGCAGTTGCATAGACTCGTTGAAACACACAAGTGGATAGGAACGTCAG ATTTATGTACTGCTTTTGTACATCGCGGTATTCC TGCTGAATTGGCGGATTTTCAGGCTGAAGACGATG GCGACATCCGGCCGCTCACCAAATGGATAGTGGATTATTTCGACAAGTACAAAGTACCCCCCTCGAATTCACTTCATGAGGCTTTGTCAGGCGCTACACCCGTCCATTCTGTCGACTGTATGCCGTTGATACTTCAAAACGCCGGACATTCACGACTGGTAGTTGGATACGAGATGGGAAAAGGAGGAGTTATCAACTTGTTGGTATTTGACCCATCTAT AAAGCCCAACAAAGCAATACGGAAAGCTGCCCTACATGCATATTCTACCCAGCGTAATCGAGACGCAAGATCAAGTCTCTCAAGTCTAGGCCAGAAAAGGCGACATAGCGGTGAGGAGATAGTATTCCTTGGTGCAAGCAATTCGACTGCAAGAAAGCGTCTCAAAGGTGAAAGCAATCCCCGGCCACCAGGAGATGTGGATTTACTAGCTGAAGGAGACGACGATATTGTTTTGTTAGGCGAACGCAAACGAAGTAACGAGAAGAAGACCGGTGCATCTACTCGAAAAATTCAGGAGGACGATTTCCTGTGGAAGGAGGTGATCAAACTTTGCCAGTGGCAAG GAGAAAGAACAAATATCAGATTCTTTACTTCCCAATGA